From Spirosoma aerolatum, one genomic window encodes:
- a CDS encoding DUF5958 family protein has product MRLEDEVRVVQFAQGVGSDSELINRFRQLGKREKRIVFSDLSGFVQDLNPTEAEVDQANDLREQIGIELPESVLKGHWLAIMQHILFMPGDHCDALNTLLLYLFRIVYQRHYPLLKGKADNWWYWDLSDQTIVESILEKHRTAIEDGYTNPSFRMEFETVARLWHQTGATAQAKPTESESSYRPEAGFLSYDDVLKVSLNNLVTNMSPGLSILLSSLTNAFSVKYQVQTEQARKIVLAVLERHLTETYNRNLFD; this is encoded by the coding sequence ATGCGCCTAGAAGATGAAGTTCGTGTTGTGCAGTTTGCGCAGGGAGTCGGTTCAGACTCCGAATTGATCAACCGCTTTCGGCAACTCGGCAAACGGGAAAAACGAATTGTATTCTCTGATCTGAGCGGCTTCGTACAGGATTTGAACCCTACAGAGGCTGAAGTCGATCAGGCGAATGACCTGCGTGAACAGATCGGGATTGAGCTACCCGAATCGGTGTTAAAAGGGCATTGGTTAGCTATTATGCAGCATATCCTGTTCATGCCGGGCGACCACTGTGATGCGCTCAATACATTACTCCTCTATCTGTTCAGGATCGTTTACCAACGGCATTATCCTCTCTTAAAAGGCAAGGCAGATAACTGGTGGTACTGGGATTTGTCGGACCAAACGATTGTTGAGTCTATTCTGGAAAAGCACCGGACGGCAATAGAAGATGGATACACGAATCCGAGTTTTCGGATGGAATTTGAAACAGTAGCCCGATTATGGCATCAAACGGGAGCTACTGCTCAAGCGAAACCGACTGAGTCAGAGTCGTCATATCGGCCGGAAGCTGGTTTTCTTAGTTACGATGACGTGCTGAAGGTCTCCCTGAATAATCTTGTTACCAATATGTCGCCCGGCCTGTCGATTCTTCTCTCTTCATTAACGAATGCATTTTCGGTTAAATATCAGGTACAGACCGAACAGGCGCGCAAAATCGTCCTGGCAGTGCTGGAAAGGCATCTTACTGAAACATATAACAGGAATCTGTTTGATTAA
- a CDS encoding pyridoxal phosphate-dependent aminotransferase — protein MEILKSDRLTHLKYDIRGPIYEKSLELESQGYKIISLNIGNPATFGFDAPDEIVHDIILNIRNAQGYADSRGLFAARKAVMHHTQNIGMQGITINDIYIGNGVSELIMLSMQALLNEGDEVLVPSPDYPLWTASVAFCGGKPVHYICDEASDWNPDLRDLERKITPRTRAVVVINPNNPTGAVYDKATLEGIARIAERHKLIVFSDEIYDRILYNGAVHYPISKMVHDTLCITMGGLSKNYRAAGFRGGWMILSGARQRAKSYIEGLTLLASMRLCANVPTQFAIQTALGGYQSINDLVMPTGRLYKQMMLAYERMIAIPGISCVKPKGALYIFPKIDLSQFHLEDDDDFVLNLLTEQKVLVVSGNGFNYTHNDHFRIVCLPTIDELNLAIDRIEHFLESRRK, from the coding sequence ATGGAAATACTGAAAAGTGATCGGCTTACCCATTTAAAATACGACATTCGGGGCCCTATTTATGAGAAATCGCTGGAACTGGAAAGCCAGGGATATAAGATCATCAGTCTGAATATTGGGAATCCGGCCACGTTCGGCTTCGATGCGCCCGACGAAATTGTCCATGATATTATCCTCAATATCCGTAATGCACAGGGATATGCCGATTCGCGTGGGTTGTTTGCGGCCCGGAAGGCGGTCATGCACCATACCCAGAACATCGGTATGCAAGGGATTACGATCAACGATATCTACATCGGCAACGGGGTTAGTGAGTTGATCATGCTCTCCATGCAGGCCCTGCTCAATGAAGGTGACGAAGTGCTGGTTCCATCGCCCGATTACCCGCTCTGGACGGCTTCTGTAGCTTTCTGTGGAGGGAAGCCTGTTCATTACATCTGCGACGAAGCGTCGGACTGGAACCCCGATCTGCGTGATCTGGAGCGTAAAATTACTCCACGTACGCGAGCTGTAGTTGTCATAAACCCCAACAATCCGACGGGCGCTGTGTATGACAAGGCAACGTTGGAAGGAATTGCCCGAATCGCCGAACGGCATAAATTGATTGTTTTTTCGGATGAGATCTACGACCGCATTCTCTATAACGGAGCGGTTCATTATCCGATTTCCAAGATGGTACACGATACCCTGTGTATCACGATGGGTGGGCTGTCGAAAAACTACCGGGCGGCTGGCTTTCGGGGCGGCTGGATGATATTGAGTGGGGCTCGGCAACGGGCCAAGTCCTATATCGAAGGACTGACGTTGCTGGCGAGTATGCGGCTCTGTGCCAACGTTCCCACTCAGTTTGCAATTCAAACGGCGTTGGGCGGTTATCAGAGTATCAATGATCTGGTGATGCCCACCGGGCGGCTCTATAAACAGATGATGCTTGCCTACGAGCGTATGATTGCCATACCCGGTATTTCCTGCGTGAAACCTAAGGGGGCTTTATATATTTTTCCGAAAATCGACCTCAGCCAGTTCCATCTGGAAGATGATGACGATTTTGTCCTGAATCTGCTGACTGAACAGAAAGTGCTGGTTGTGTCGGGTAACGGATTTAATTATACGCATAACGACCACTTCCGAATTGTATGCCTGCCTACCATCGATGAACTAAATCTGGCCATTGACCGGATTGAGCATTTCCTGGAAAGCCGTCGAAAATAA
- a CDS encoding RagB/SusD family nutrient uptake outer membrane protein: MNLSTKWMASCWRKYSRFLAFVLPLITLTACEVLDQKPESNFTPTNFYKNADDAKAAVSAVYDPLNNANMYAQVMWILQDQATDDAEWGNGRSTANQPKNDLDKFTFTPATATFQSIWSTVYQAINRANAVIGRVPAIAMDETTKARFIAEAKFMRGFYYFTLVRLFGGVPLITTETTSLDNLNVARASVDDVYTLIIQDFTEAETILPTSYSTADKGRATKGAAKAFLAKVYLTRQEWAKASAKAKEVIDLGTYDLWANFADAFLIANKNGKEAVFEMQALSGGFNEGSWMQGYMRPNFDRVNGVAGFGDDPPTENLYKAYRADDKRRNVTLKLYSATTAPAAPSSVLFPCYVYKYLDPSATANGDGGNNFPIIRYPDVLLMYAEALNEQGANNTDAYANINRIRNRAGLPNLTANLSQAQFRDSLLLERRLELAFEGHRWYDLVRTKRLIAAMKAQNPSILIDEHHYLYPIPQTERDVNPQLTQNPGY, from the coding sequence ATGAACTTATCGACAAAATGGATGGCCAGTTGTTGGCGAAAATATTCGCGATTTCTCGCTTTCGTTCTTCCGCTCATTACCTTAACGGCTTGCGAGGTGCTGGACCAGAAACCAGAATCGAACTTTACCCCCACGAATTTTTACAAAAATGCTGACGATGCCAAAGCCGCTGTCAGCGCCGTGTACGATCCGCTGAACAATGCGAATATGTATGCTCAGGTCATGTGGATTTTACAGGACCAGGCAACCGACGATGCCGAATGGGGCAACGGGCGATCGACTGCCAATCAGCCCAAAAACGACCTGGATAAGTTTACATTTACCCCGGCAACGGCAACGTTTCAATCGATCTGGTCAACCGTATATCAGGCCATAAACCGGGCGAATGCCGTTATTGGCCGGGTGCCAGCGATCGCCATGGACGAAACCACGAAGGCCCGTTTCATTGCGGAGGCCAAATTCATGCGGGGGTTTTATTATTTTACCTTAGTCCGTTTGTTTGGTGGGGTGCCGTTGATTACCACCGAAACGACATCGCTGGACAATCTCAATGTAGCCCGGGCATCGGTCGATGATGTGTATACGCTGATTATCCAGGACTTTACTGAAGCAGAGACTATTCTCCCGACTTCCTATTCGACGGCTGATAAAGGACGAGCTACTAAAGGAGCTGCCAAGGCGTTTCTGGCAAAAGTATATCTGACTCGTCAGGAATGGGCAAAAGCATCGGCCAAAGCGAAGGAAGTTATTGATCTGGGTACGTATGATTTATGGGCCAATTTTGCCGATGCCTTTCTGATTGCTAATAAAAACGGGAAAGAGGCTGTCTTTGAAATGCAGGCACTCAGTGGAGGATTCAACGAAGGAAGCTGGATGCAGGGGTATATGCGGCCCAATTTCGATCGGGTGAATGGGGTGGCTGGCTTCGGTGACGATCCTCCGACCGAAAACCTGTACAAAGCCTACCGGGCCGACGACAAACGCCGAAACGTTACGTTAAAACTCTATTCGGCAACCACGGCTCCAGCGGCCCCTTCCAGTGTTTTATTCCCCTGTTATGTGTATAAATACCTTGACCCTTCGGCTACGGCCAACGGCGATGGGGGTAATAATTTCCCGATCATCCGGTATCCCGACGTGCTGTTGATGTATGCCGAAGCCCTCAACGAACAGGGAGCCAACAATACGGATGCCTACGCCAATATAAACCGGATTCGGAACCGGGCGGGTTTACCCAATTTAACGGCGAACCTAAGTCAGGCTCAGTTTCGGGATAGTTTGCTGCTCGAACGGCGGCTGGAGCTGGCTTTTGAAGGGCATCGCTGGTATGATCTGGTCCGTACCAAACGGCTTATCGCTGCCATGAAAGCCCAAAATCCCAGCATCCTGATCGATGAACATCATTATCTGTACCCGATCCCTCAAACCGAACGCGATGTAAACCCTCAACTCACCCAAAATCCTGGCTATTGA
- a CDS encoding response regulator, which translates to MTVTSLPESKPEKVVYLVDDDEEDAALFEMTMHQFIPNCRLRVFYNGLILLEVLREPAAKPDMIFLDLYMPYPDGIEILLQLKINKALAGIPVIILTGVDDTDKVSLAYQLGAQSVINKPYTHSQLVDMVISIREYWFKTVRLPDQA; encoded by the coding sequence ATGACCGTGACATCTCTACCCGAGAGTAAACCCGAAAAAGTAGTGTATCTAGTCGATGATGACGAGGAAGATGCTGCTCTCTTTGAAATGACCATGCATCAGTTTATACCGAATTGTCGGCTCCGGGTTTTTTATAATGGACTTATTCTGCTGGAAGTACTCAGAGAACCAGCCGCCAAACCTGATATGATTTTTCTGGATTTGTATATGCCCTATCCCGACGGCATTGAAATCCTGTTGCAGCTTAAGATCAATAAGGCACTGGCCGGTATTCCTGTCATTATCCTGACGGGTGTTGATGATACAGACAAAGTTTCCCTGGCCTATCAACTGGGGGCACAGTCGGTTATCAACAAGCCGTATACTCACAGCCAACTGGTCGATATGGTTATTTCAATTCGGGAGTACTGGTTTAAGACGGTGCGTCTTCCAGATCAGGCCTGA
- a CDS encoding DUF1772 domain-containing protein — MAETLLILFILNLGTAFGAGLYESQIVIPHWFPKSVAGNYQVNPSSIGEFDVGRRFWAFVTTLPLTLLTLANLVVAWQAPPHNRTLWLAAALIALIERISTFAFFIPTIIRLQNDKAPDVPKNSRLAALWISANYLRNALVLVAWILVLLVISN, encoded by the coding sequence ATGGCTGAAACACTGCTCATCCTGTTTATCCTCAACCTAGGCACTGCTTTTGGGGCCGGTCTATACGAAAGCCAAATCGTTATTCCCCACTGGTTTCCTAAATCAGTCGCTGGTAACTATCAGGTCAATCCGTCTTCGATAGGCGAGTTTGATGTTGGGCGACGCTTCTGGGCATTTGTCACCACCCTTCCTCTTACCTTACTCACGCTGGCCAATCTGGTCGTTGCCTGGCAGGCACCTCCCCACAACCGTACTCTGTGGCTTGCCGCTGCACTCATTGCACTAATAGAGCGAATCAGCACGTTTGCTTTTTTTATTCCCACGATCATTCGGCTGCAAAACGACAAAGCACCTGATGTCCCCAAAAACAGCCGTTTGGCAGCACTATGGATTAGCGCCAACTACCTGCGAAATGCACTCGTTCTGGTCGCCTGGATTTTAGTTTTACTAGTTATTTCTAACTAA
- a CDS encoding ComEC/Rec2 family competence protein — protein sequence MKASALFWLLIVLLDASNLTIYAQSVGQTLVPWKTGNLDIHHINTGRGNATFFILPDGTTLLIDAGALDPTAERTLSPRNTRAVPSADRQPGEWIARYITKVMTMSQLTPRLNYAQLTHFHNDHMGSPSSISPKAEQGNFVLTGITQVAAYLPIDKVIDRGWPDYAYPYPQNNSMMTNYRAFVDWQSKQKGTVFERSKPGRADQITLKKDPAPYAKMFEIRNIIVNGELWTGTGTTTRQLFPDRSSLNNSQLPSENMCSIAIRLRYGAFDYFSGGDLPGVVRFGSPAWNDVETPVSKVVGPVDVHILDHHGNRDSQNDNLLAALRPRVFVIPVWSSDHPGHDVLDRMYSQDIYPGDRDVFATDMLEANKLVIGELLNRLKSDKGHIVVRVAPGGATYQVISLDDSNENMVVKGVFGPYQSR from the coding sequence ATGAAGGCAAGCGCTCTTTTCTGGTTGTTGATTGTCCTGTTAGACGCAAGCAACCTGACCATCTATGCACAATCCGTAGGGCAAACGCTGGTTCCGTGGAAGACAGGTAATCTGGATATCCACCATATCAATACAGGTCGGGGAAACGCTACGTTTTTCATCCTGCCCGATGGAACAACGCTGCTGATTGATGCCGGAGCCCTCGATCCAACGGCCGAACGGACGTTGAGCCCCCGAAATACCAGGGCTGTTCCCAGTGCCGATCGGCAGCCAGGCGAATGGATCGCTCGTTATATTACCAAAGTAATGACAATGAGTCAGCTAACGCCCCGGCTGAACTACGCCCAGTTGACCCACTTTCACAACGATCACATGGGAAGTCCGTCATCCATCTCGCCCAAAGCCGAACAGGGAAATTTTGTGCTAACAGGCATCACACAAGTGGCTGCTTATCTACCCATCGATAAAGTGATTGATCGGGGCTGGCCCGATTATGCCTACCCTTACCCTCAGAACAATTCAATGATGACCAATTACCGGGCATTTGTCGACTGGCAAAGCAAACAGAAAGGCACCGTTTTTGAACGAAGCAAGCCCGGTCGAGCCGATCAGATTACCCTGAAAAAAGATCCTGCACCCTACGCGAAGATGTTTGAGATCCGAAACATCATTGTCAATGGGGAATTATGGACAGGTACGGGAACGACCACCCGGCAACTCTTTCCCGACCGCTCGTCCCTGAACAACTCGCAGCTACCGTCCGAAAACATGTGCAGTATTGCCATACGGCTTCGCTACGGAGCATTCGATTATTTTTCGGGGGGCGATTTGCCAGGTGTGGTCCGATTTGGTTCGCCTGCCTGGAACGACGTCGAGACACCCGTTTCGAAGGTAGTTGGCCCTGTTGACGTGCACATTCTTGACCATCACGGCAATCGGGATTCGCAAAATGATAACCTGTTGGCAGCTCTTCGACCGCGTGTATTTGTGATACCTGTGTGGTCGTCCGACCATCCCGGACATGATGTGCTGGACCGGATGTACTCGCAGGACATATACCCCGGTGACCGGGATGTGTTTGCAACCGATATGCTGGAAGCCAATAAGCTGGTTATTGGTGAATTGCTGAATCGATTAAAGAGCGATAAGGGCCATATTGTGGTTCGGGTAGCGCCCGGTGGAGCTACGTATCAGGTCATCAGTTTAGATGATTCCAATGAAAACATGGTGGTGAAAGGGGTGTTTGGCCCCTATCAGTCGCGATGA
- a CDS encoding SPFH domain-containing protein: MIKKLTLAAILLVVIVLFLANSCTTVDASHEGIKVSKIGSDRGASDIENVTGWIFYNPFTSFIEQYPTFTQTKDFDPFNVSAKGGTLFKIDPTLNYHLVKGQGANVYRKYRKELPDIENNILRTIVYNSYRDVANGFSPDSLVNNRVGFEEQVEAKLRKALSDDGFAFENITSNLTPPESLQAMIDAKNTAVQNALRLQNQIAAEKASAEIAVTKANGIARAKIIEAEAEARANELKQKTLTPLLVQQEWIKKWNGQLPTTQLGSGTSTLIQLPTK; this comes from the coding sequence ATGATCAAAAAACTTACGCTTGCCGCTATTCTCCTTGTCGTTATCGTTCTGTTCCTGGCCAACTCCTGCACAACGGTCGATGCCAGCCACGAAGGGATCAAAGTCAGCAAAATTGGCTCCGACCGGGGTGCTTCCGACATCGAGAACGTTACGGGCTGGATCTTCTACAACCCCTTCACGTCCTTTATCGAGCAATACCCGACCTTCACTCAGACCAAGGATTTCGACCCGTTCAATGTCAGTGCCAAAGGGGGAACCCTCTTCAAGATCGACCCAACCCTGAATTATCATCTGGTTAAAGGGCAGGGCGCCAATGTATATCGCAAATACCGCAAGGAACTGCCCGATATTGAAAACAATATCCTGCGTACCATTGTCTATAACTCCTACCGCGATGTAGCCAATGGGTTCTCCCCTGATTCACTGGTCAATAACCGGGTGGGGTTTGAAGAGCAGGTCGAGGCCAAGTTGCGGAAAGCCTTGTCGGACGATGGGTTCGCCTTCGAAAACATCACCTCCAACCTAACGCCCCCGGAGTCGTTACAGGCTATGATCGACGCCAAAAATACGGCCGTACAAAATGCTTTACGGCTCCAGAATCAGATAGCAGCCGAAAAAGCGTCGGCCGAAATCGCCGTTACCAAAGCCAATGGGATTGCCCGCGCAAAAATTATCGAGGCTGAGGCTGAAGCGCGTGCCAACGAGCTGAAGCAGAAAACTCTTACTCCGCTGCTGGTGCAGCAGGAGTGGATCAAGAAGTGGAACGGCCAGTTGCCTACCACACAGCTCGGCTCGGGCACGTCGACCCTGATTCAACTACCAACCAAATAA
- a CDS encoding DUF1330 domain-containing protein: MLYFIQILYVHEGQEETFHSFEDQVLPLLQRHNGVLVYRARPAREAIIATEMGYPYEIHIVTFPAQTDFESYRDDPERTQFLYLKDQSVDQALLIKGAML; encoded by the coding sequence ATGCTATACTTCATTCAGATTCTGTACGTGCATGAAGGACAGGAAGAAACCTTTCATTCATTTGAAGACCAGGTCTTGCCTTTGCTGCAACGACACAACGGCGTTTTGGTGTACCGGGCAAGACCTGCCAGAGAGGCTATCATTGCCACCGAAATGGGTTACCCCTATGAAATTCATATCGTAACGTTTCCGGCACAGACCGATTTTGAATCGTATCGTGATGATCCCGAACGAACGCAGTTCCTGTATTTAAAAGATCAGTCAGTCGATCAAGCCCTGCTAATCAAAGGGGCTATGCTGTAA
- a CDS encoding FAD-dependent oxidoreductase, translating to MKKLLLLIACFSVLCTKLSAQTSPLTVDVCVYGGSSAGVMAAYTAKKMGKSVILIEPGRHLGGLTSGGLGYTDIGNKFAISGIARDYYRRIGKHYGKFEQWIFEPHVAEDLFKEYIKRADVNVLYNHRLASAKKQGDRIQSITIEPSTGGGGNRVIQAKMFLDCTYEGDLMAKAGVSYTVGREDNKTYNETYNGVQLLDKHQFVDGVDPYKIPGKPESGLLWGISPALLQPIGSGNKQVQTYNFRICLTNDPANMIPITRPEGYDSTRYELLLRAIDKNPKLAFNTIIKPDWMPNHKTDINNNGPFSTDMIGMNYEYPEGSYARRAEIQKQHELYNKGLLYFIGHDPRMRKDIQAEMLKLGYPKDEYTDTGNWSTQMYVREARRMIGEYVMTQANCQGREVVQDGVGMAAYTMDSHNCQRIVIEKNGVKMVKNEGDVQVGGFPPYPIAYRCLVPKATECKNLLVPVCLSASHIAYGSIRMEPVFMVLAQSSAIAASMAIDGNTSVQAIDVKKLQQVLKTNPLADGSTPEILVDNDDAAHVTHTGDWKRDNKGAYGLSFFSTTADGATKTMRFTPDVTKAGSYRVYLYFPKLAGASANTHITVSDGKQPKAITIREADIRVEGQTAGEWVSLGDYSLSPGQKNYVEVSTQGADGVIVADAVLFVPNR from the coding sequence ATGAAAAAACTGCTTCTTCTAATTGCCTGTTTCTCTGTACTCTGTACAAAACTTAGTGCTCAAACCAGTCCATTAACGGTCGATGTCTGTGTATATGGCGGCTCATCGGCAGGGGTTATGGCCGCCTATACAGCTAAGAAAATGGGTAAGTCGGTGATTCTGATCGAACCCGGCCGTCATCTGGGCGGGCTGACATCCGGTGGCCTGGGCTATACCGACATTGGTAACAAATTTGCCATCTCTGGTATTGCCCGCGATTATTACCGCCGTATTGGCAAACACTACGGCAAGTTTGAACAGTGGATTTTTGAGCCCCACGTAGCAGAGGACCTGTTTAAAGAATACATCAAACGCGCCGACGTAAATGTATTGTATAACCATCGACTGGCATCGGCAAAAAAACAGGGAGATCGCATTCAAAGCATCACAATCGAACCGTCGACGGGTGGGGGAGGAAACCGGGTGATTCAGGCAAAAATGTTTCTGGATTGCACTTACGAAGGCGATCTGATGGCCAAAGCAGGCGTTAGCTACACTGTTGGACGGGAAGATAATAAGACCTACAACGAAACCTATAACGGCGTTCAACTGCTGGATAAACATCAGTTTGTTGATGGTGTTGATCCATACAAAATTCCCGGAAAGCCCGAAAGTGGTTTGTTATGGGGTATTAGTCCGGCGCTATTACAGCCGATTGGCAGTGGCAATAAACAGGTGCAGACGTATAACTTCCGGATATGCCTCACCAACGATCCGGCCAATATGATTCCCATTACCCGGCCCGAAGGATACGATTCGACCCGGTATGAGTTGCTGTTACGGGCTATCGACAAAAATCCGAAACTAGCCTTCAACACAATTATTAAGCCCGACTGGATGCCCAATCATAAGACCGACATTAATAACAACGGCCCGTTTTCGACGGACATGATCGGGATGAACTACGAGTATCCGGAAGGGAGTTATGCGCGTCGGGCAGAGATTCAGAAACAGCATGAACTCTACAATAAAGGACTGCTCTATTTTATTGGGCACGATCCCCGGATGCGTAAGGATATTCAGGCCGAAATGCTCAAACTTGGTTATCCAAAAGATGAATATACCGACACGGGAAACTGGTCGACCCAGATGTATGTACGCGAGGCCCGGCGAATGATTGGTGAGTATGTCATGACGCAGGCAAACTGTCAGGGCCGCGAAGTGGTTCAGGATGGCGTAGGTATGGCGGCCTATACCATGGACTCGCACAATTGCCAGCGGATTGTCATCGAAAAAAATGGCGTAAAAATGGTGAAGAACGAAGGCGATGTGCAGGTGGGTGGGTTTCCGCCCTATCCGATTGCCTACCGTTGTTTAGTGCCGAAAGCCACCGAATGTAAAAACCTGCTCGTACCGGTTTGTCTATCGGCCAGTCACATCGCCTACGGATCGATTCGGATGGAGCCGGTGTTTATGGTACTGGCTCAGTCGTCGGCCATTGCCGCCAGCATGGCTATTGACGGCAACACATCGGTACAGGCTATTGACGTGAAGAAACTACAGCAGGTACTCAAAACCAATCCATTGGCCGATGGCAGCACACCCGAAATTCTGGTCGATAATGATGATGCCGCCCATGTAACCCATACCGGTGATTGGAAGCGCGATAACAAGGGGGCATATGGTCTCAGCTTTTTCTCGACAACCGCCGATGGAGCCACGAAAACCATGCGCTTCACCCCTGATGTGACCAAAGCGGGTTCGTACCGAGTTTACCTGTATTTTCCAAAGCTGGCGGGTGCATCGGCAAACACACACATTACTGTTTCGGATGGCAAACAGCCGAAAGCAATCACTATCCGCGAAGCCGATATTCGGGTAGAAGGGCAAACAGCCGGAGAGTGGGTGTCGTTAGGTGACTATTCCTTATCGCCCGGTCAGAAAAACTACGTCGAAGTATCTACCCAGGGCGCCGATGGGGTCATTGTCGCTGATGCTGTACTGTTTGTGCCCAATAGGTAA